From a single Apium graveolens cultivar Ventura chromosome 2, ASM990537v1, whole genome shotgun sequence genomic region:
- the LOC141706574 gene encoding uncharacterized protein LOC141706574, which produces MPLICKNAHFISITISYPIHSHNYTHKTHSCSPTSEINHFIERDRESAREIERERREMREEGISSSGDPLIAPTPAASSAGASSPAVPTNVGSIDWLGYGQSSKAASISRIASRSVRPSLSTSAGGSALGSSQPSCRPWERGDLLRRLSTFNPLNWSGKPKAASSLACARRGWVNVGVDKIECESCSANLKFSALATWMSTQAESAGEEFAKKLDGGHRINCPWRGNICAESLVQFPPTPPSALIGGYKDRCDGLLQFLSLPIVAASAIEQMKSSRNLELERFLDQLQDFTVGDSGLKADTIPQTETNKEEVSCVYTRAQKLISLCGWEPRWLPNIQDCEEHSAQSARNGYSMDHKDSGNLNDRGLGKKALSSSVKKDSKKKEVLGSKSNGDSRCPLLDCSLCGATVRILDFLSVSRPARFAPTTVEMPETSKKLALTRGVSAASGISGWIATDGLVKGQTEEHDDVAMADEGKSMSNIGVDLNLTMGGGLSSAQVNMSMMSDQPQDITIGRDLMIGQPSSSEVGDRAASYESRGPSTRKRNLEEGGSTVDRPHLLIVQADSVEGTVIDRDGDEVNDGEQYSAGPSKRSRETYAFETYQSSYRRDFSGAGPSRTLVFEINRDANREDTFHQRDDQSFGIPSARDSARASSVIAMDTIGHSADDDSMESVENRPGDMDDVQFPMAFRNPDLNETSELNYSNQAQQSVCLPAVRVAGDVGVSSTNEEEVLNTDTTTARGRDGPSFGMSGGSVGMGASHEAEIHGADLSAHRADSVVGDMEPVAEVTENQGQTGEFAPDPGLMGDYVPQEVDREYPHGDSQDLMSGSVARADSGSKIVGSGKVESVESGEKTSDMHLLPQENSNHPSHSCNAILCSGYEASKDEVTQAGKASPTDDSGYPGAGDTVANGKGPPNGENNYEEAVEFDPIKHHNYFCPWVNGNVAAAGSSSNSASGSGVSAIALCGWQLTLDALDSFQSLGQAPVQTVESESAASLCKDDQLNPGRKFLALNSFNKSHGHN; this is translated from the exons ATGCCTCTCATTTGCAAAAACGCTCATTTTATCTCGATAACGATTTCATACCCGATTCACTCCCACAATTACACACACAAAACACACTCCTGTTCTCCCACCTCTGAGATTAATCATTTCAtcgagagagatagagagagcgcgagagagatagagagagagaggagagagatgagagaagaAGGAATAAGCTCATCGGGAGATCCGTTAATTGCTCCGACTCCAGCTGCCAG CTCTGCAGGGGCATCATCTCCTGCTGTCCCTACTAATGTTGGCAGTATAGACTGGTTAGGTTATGGACAGAGTTCTAAAGCAGCTTCTATATCTCGCATTGCCTCCCGCTCCGTGAGACCTTCATTAAGCACAAGTGCTGGTGGTTCAGCTCTTGGATCATCACAGCCTTCGTGTAGGCCATGGGAAAGGGGTGATTTACTACGGCGGTTATCAACTTTCAATCCCTTAAACTGGTCTGGAAAGCCTAAG GCTGCCAGTTCACTGGCTTGTGCCAGAAGAGGTTGGGTAAATGTCGGCGTTGATAAAATCGAGTGCGAATCTTGCAGTGCAAACTTGAAATTTAGTGCATTGGCCACCTGGATGTCTACACAAG CTGAAAGTGCTGGAGAAGAATTTGCTAAAAAGCTTGATGGGGGACACAGAATAAATTGCCCCTGGAGAGGGAACATCTGTGCTGAGAGCTTGGTCCAGTTCCCTCCTACTCCTCCTTCAGCTTTGATCGGTGGTTATAAGGATCGCTGTGATGGGCTTCTCCAGTTTCTTTCCCTCCCGATTGTGGCTGCATCTGCCATAGAACAGATGAAATCTTCTCGAAATTTGGAACTTGAACGTTTTCTGGATCAGTTGCAGGATTTTACAGTTGGGGATTCTGGTCTAAAGGCAGACACAATACCACAAACGGAGACTAACAAAGAAGAGGTTTCATGTGTATATACTCGT GCCCAGAAACTCATAAGCTTGTGTGGATGGGAGCCAAGGTGGCTTCCAAACATTCAAGACTGTGAAGAACACTCTGCTCAATCAGCTAGGAATGGATACTCCATGGATCATAAAGACTCTGGTAATCTGAATGATCGCGGGCTTGGGAAAAAAGCACTGTCTTCTTCAGTAAAAAAGGATTCTAAAAAGAAAGAAGTACTGGGTTCCAAGTCAAATGGTGATTCAAGGTGTCCATTGCTAGATTGTAGCTTATGTGGAGCCACAGTTCGGATCTTGGACTTTTTGTCTGTTTCCCGTCCTGCTCGCTTTGCTCCTACTACTGTTGAAATGCCTGAAACAAGCAAAAAGCTGGCACTGACACGTGGCGTAAGTGCAGCAAGTGGAATAAGTGGTTGGATTGCTACTGATGGTTTGGTTAAAGGGCAGACCGAGGAACATGATGATGTTGCAATGGCGGATGAGGGGAAGTCAATGTCAAATATTGGAGTGGATCTTAATCTTACGATGGGTGGGGGGCTATCCTCTGCACAGGTGAACATGAGCATGATGTCTGATCAACCCCAAGATATAACTATAGGAAGAGACCTTATGATTGGGCAACCTTCCAGTAGTGAGGTAGGTGATCGGGCAGCATCATATGAATCACGTGGACCTAGTACTCGCAAAAGGAACTTGGAGGAAGGTGGAAGTACTGTTGATCGGCCCCATCTATTGATAGTGCAGGCAGATAGTGTTGAAGGAACTGTCATTGACCGTGATGGTGATGAGGTTAATGATGGTGAACAGTACTCTGCAGGCCCTTCTAAGCGGTCCCGGGAGACTTATGCTTTTGAAACTTATCAGTCATCTTATAGAAGAGATTTTTCCGGTGCAGGTCCTAGTCGCACACTGGTTTTTGAGATTAATAGAGATGCTAACAGGGAAGATACTTTTCATCAAAGAGATGATCAGTCTTTTGGCATCCCATCAGCAAGAGATTCAGCACGTGCATCATCTGTAATTGCAATGGACACGATTGGTCACAGTGCAGACGATGATTCTATGGAAAGTGTTGAAAATCGTCCCGGGGATATGGATGACGTCCAGTTCCCCATGGCGTTCAGGAACCCGGATCTCAATGAAACATCAGAACTGAACTACAGTAATCAGGCACAACAGAGTGTTTGTTTACCAGCTGTAAGAGTAGCTGGTGATGTAGGTGTTAGCAGCACAAATGAAGAGGAGGTTTTGAATACTGATACTACAACTGCCCGTGGAAGAGATGGGCCTAGCTTTGGAATGAGTGGTGGAAGTGTTGGCATGGGAGCTAGTCATGAAGCTGAAATCCATGGTGCTGACCTCTCTGCCCACAGAGCAGATAGTGTTGTTGGTGACATGGAGCCAGTTGCTGAAGTGACTGAGAATCAGGGACAAACTGGTGAGTTCGCTCCAGATCCCGGACTAATGGGTGATTATGTCCCTCAAGAAGTGGACCGAGAGTATCCTCATGGAGATAGTCAAGATCTGATGTCAGGATCCGTAGCAAGGGCAGACAGTGGTTCAAAAATTGTTGGTTCAGGAAAGGTCGAATCTGTTGAAAGTGGTGAAAAGACTAGCGACATGCATCTGTTGCCTCAGGAAAACAGTAACCATCCATCTCATTCTTGCAATGCAATCTTGTGTTCTGGATATGAAGCTTCCAAAGATGAAGTAACACAGGCTGGCAAGGCATCACCCACTGATGACTCTGGATATCCTGGGGCAGGTGACACGGTTGCAAATGGTAAAG GGCCTCCAAATGGCGAAAATAACTATGAAGAAGCTGTGGAATTTGATCCAATTAAACATCACAATTATTTCTGTCCTTGGGTTAATGGGAATGTAGCTGCAGCAGGCTCCAGTAGCAACAGTGCCTCTGGTTCTGGTGTTAGTGCTATAGCTCTATGTGGTTGGCAGCTAACTTTAGATGCTTTGGATTCCTTCCAGTCACTTGGACAAGCTCCAGTCCAAACTGTCGAGTCAGAATCAGCAGCATCTCTTTGCAAG GATGATCAGTTGAATCCTGGTCGGAAATTCTTGGCACTCAACTCCTTTAACAAAAGCCATGGGCATAACTGA